From Microbacterium sp. 10M-3C3:
ACCGACGCTCCGGGCGCCGCGCGCCCCGCCGGCCCGGGCAGCCGCAGCCCGAAGCACCGCGGGTACCGTCCCGAGGAGGCTACCGAGCCCGCCCCGAAGCGCCGCTGGACCGCGCAGGAGCGCGCCGGACGCGACGAGGCGCGCAGCATCCGCACCCGCGCCGGCGACGACCGCCCCGCCCGTCGTTCGTTCGACGACCGTCCGGCCCATTCAAACGGCGACCGTCCGGCTCGTCGGTCGTTCGACGACCGTCCGGCCCGTTCGTTCGACGACCGTCCCCGTCGGTCGTTCGACGACCGTCCGGCCCGTTCGTATGGCGAAAGCGCTGCTCGCCGGGGCGACGTGCGGGGGTTCCGGGAGGATCGTCCGGCGCGTCGTGATTCCGGGCAGTCTTTCGGGGACCGGGGTCGCCGGTTCACAGAAGACCGCCCGGCCCGCTCGTTCGACGACCGCCCGGCCCGCGGCGACCGCCCGTCGTTCCGCGACGACCGTCCGGCTCGCTCGTTCGACGACCGGCCCCGTCGCTCGTTCGACGACCGGCCCGCCCGTGCCGAGCGCCCGGCGTTCCGCGACGACCGTCCGCGCCGCTCGTTCGATGACCGTCCGCGCCGCTCCTTCGACGACCGTCCGGCGCGCGGCGAGCGCCCGAACCGCTCCGATTGGCGCGCGGACGAGAAGGCGAAGGCCTTCGAGCAGCACGTCGACGTCGTGCACGAGAAGCTGCAGGCCGAGGCGGTGCAGGCCGAGGAGGTCTCCGATGCCACGTTCGCCAGCCTCGGGCTGGGCGACAACATCGTGCGCGCCCTCGCCGACCTCGGCGCGGCGTCGCCGTTCCCGATCCAGGCCGCGACGATCGCCCCGATCCTCGAGGGTCGCGACGTCCTCGCCCGCGGCCGCACCGGCTCCGGCAAGACCATCGCGTTCGGCGCGCCCCTGGTCGAGGCGATCCTCCGCAGCCAGGCGGGCAAGAAGCGCGAGTTCGGTCGCAGCCCGCGTGCGCTCGTGCTCGCCCCCACGCGCGAGCTCGCGCTGCAGATCGACCGCACGATCCAGCCCATCGCGCGCAGCGTGGGCCTGTTCACCACGCAGGTGTACGGCGGTGTGCCGCAGGCGCGCCAGGTGGGCGCGCTGAAGAAGGGCGTCGACATCGTCATCGGCACGCCCGGGCGCATCGAAGACCTGCAGAACCAGGGCAAGCTCGACCTGTCCGAGGTGAGCATCGTCGTGCTCGACGAGGCCGACCACATGAGCGAGCTCGGCTTCCTCGAGCCGATGCAGCGGATCCTCCGCCTCGTCGCCGACGGCGCGCAGAAGCTGCTCTTCTCCGCGACGCTCGACCGCGAGGTCGCCGCGCTCGTGGACGAGTTCCTCGTCGACCCGGCCGTCTACGAGGTCGCCGGCGAAGACCAGGACTCCGGCACGATCGACCACCGCGTGCTCGTCATCGACCACCGCGACAAGGCCGAGATCCTCACGTCGCTCGTCGACCGCGACGGTAAGACGCTCGTCTTCGCCCGCACCCGCGCGTACGCCGAGATGCTCGCCGAGCAGTTCGACGAGGCGGGCATCGCCGCCGTCGCCCTCCACGGCGACCTCAACCAGGGCAAGCGCACGCGCAACCTCGAGCGGCTCACGTCGGGGCGCGTGCACGTCCTCGTCGCGACCGACGTCGCGGCCCGCGGCATCCACGTCGACGACATCGACCTCG
This genomic window contains:
- a CDS encoding DEAD/DEAH box helicase, with the protein product MPKNKKPAGGRPAKNFEPRYGQKASFQDRKRRTDAPGAARPAGPGSRSPKHRGYRPEEATEPAPKRRWTAQERAGRDEARSIRTRAGDDRPARRSFDDRPAHSNGDRPARRSFDDRPARSFDDRPRRSFDDRPARSYGESAARRGDVRGFREDRPARRDSGQSFGDRGRRFTEDRPARSFDDRPARGDRPSFRDDRPARSFDDRPRRSFDDRPARAERPAFRDDRPRRSFDDRPRRSFDDRPARGERPNRSDWRADEKAKAFEQHVDVVHEKLQAEAVQAEEVSDATFASLGLGDNIVRALADLGAASPFPIQAATIAPILEGRDVLARGRTGSGKTIAFGAPLVEAILRSQAGKKREFGRSPRALVLAPTRELALQIDRTIQPIARSVGLFTTQVYGGVPQARQVGALKKGVDIVIGTPGRIEDLQNQGKLDLSEVSIVVLDEADHMSELGFLEPMQRILRLVADGAQKLLFSATLDREVAALVDEFLVDPAVYEVAGEDQDSGTIDHRVLVIDHRDKAEILTSLVDRDGKTLVFARTRAYAEMLAEQFDEAGIAAVALHGDLNQGKRTRNLERLTSGRVHVLVATDVAARGIHVDDIDLVIQADAPDEYKTYLHRSGRTGRAGRSGTVVTLITRQRRRRMTEMLERAEIDAPFDEARVGDDVLEELAGRQAADVAS